The Prochlorococcus marinus XMU1408 region GATCACGCCTATATCCGTTAACGAAAATGAGGGCAAAACCCGCTGTTCCATTAGCGGGTAAATATCGATTAATAGATATTCCCATAAGTAATTGCATAAATTCGGACATCAGTAAAATGTATGTTCTTACGCAATTCAATAGCGCTTCACTTAATAGGCATATTGGGCAAACTTATAATCTGAGCGGTCCTTTTGGACAAGGTTTTGTTGAGGTCTTAGCTGCTCAGCAGACTCCAGAAACACCATCTTGGTTTGAGGGTACTGCTGATGCCGTAAGAAAATATCAATGGCTTTTTCAGGAGTGGGATGTTGATGAATATTTGATTCTCTCTGGAGATCAGCTTTATCGGATGGATTACAGCTTATTTGTTGAACAGCACAGAAAAACCGGAGCAGACTTAACCGTTGCCGCTTTGCCAGTTGATTCAGCTCAAGCTGAAGCATTTGGTTTGATGCGCACAGATGAAGCAGGGAATATTAAGGAATTTCGTGAAAAGCCAACTGGCGATTCTTTGAAAGCAATGGCTGTGGATACTTCTAGGTTTGGCTTGGAAGCAAGTGAGGCTTTAGAAAAACCTTATTTAGCTTCTATGGGTATTTATGTTTTTAGTCGTGCCACTCTCTTTGACTTATTAAATAAATTTCCTTCATATACAGATTTTGGAAAAGAAATCATTCCTGAAGCCTTAGGTAGAGGAGACAAGCTCAAAAGTTATGTGTTTAATGATTACTGGGAGGATATAGGAACTATTGGAGCATTCTTTGAATCAAATTTAGCTTTAACTCAACAACCAACTCCTCCATTTAGTTTTTATGATGAAAAGTTCCCAATTTACACAAGGCCTAGATATCTACCACCTTCAAAAATTGTAGATACGCAAATAACTGATTCAATAGTTTCTGAGGGATCAATACTTAAATCATGCAGCATTCACCATTGTGTTTTGGGAGTTAGGAGTCGGATTGAAAGTGACGTTGTTCTAAATGAAACCCTAGTTATGGGATCTGATTTTTATGAGTCTTATGAAGAGAGAATAGCTCTTAGAAATGGAGGAGGAATCCCCTTAGGTGTAGGACAGGGAACAACTGTTAAAAGAGCAATTCTAGATAAAAACGCTCGAATAGGTGACAACGTAACTATAGTCAACAAAGACAACGTTGAAGAAGCTGATCGAGCAGATCAAGGCTTTTATATTCGTAATGGAATAGTTGTAATCGTCAAAAATGCCACAATTCCTGATGGTACTATTATTTGATTTTTATTTAATGTTCTAAAAATTTAATAAGCCTAGTTTTTACAAGATTTAATTATCAAATATTTTTAGAAAGAATCCTTCATCCCTGACATTGAGCTCTTTAATGCAGCGAAATGATTCCACAGTCGTCACACTAGCTCAAGTATTAATTTATTAACTTAATGACCAAGGCACATTTTGGATTAGTCGGTCTTGGAGTAATGGGAGAAAACCTTGTTCTTAATGCAGAGAGAAATGGTTTTTCTAGTGTGGTCTATAACCGTACTTATCAAAAAACTGAAGATTTTCTTTTAGGTAGAGGATTAAATAAATCAATTCAAGGAGCGAAGGATCTTCAAGAATTTGTATCAAAGTTGGAACGTCCAAGAAGAGTATTGATGATGGTTAAAGCTGGAACGGCAACTGATGCTGTTATCAATCAAATTTCCCCTTTCCTAGAAGAGGGAGATTTGCTTATCGATGGTGGAAATGCTCAATTTATGGATACAGAAAGAAGAGTCAAAGAACTCGAAAGTAAAAGCTTTGGATACATTGGGATGGGTGTATCAGGGGGTGCGAAAGGTGCATTAGAAGGCCCCAGTATGATGCCTGGGGGCACAAAGACTTCATACGAAGCGATAGAGAGTTTATTGAATAAAATGGCAGCTCAGGTAGAAGATGGCCCTTGTGTTACTTATATAGGGCCAGGTGGATCAGGACATTTTGTAAAGACTGTCCACAATGGAATTGAATATGGGATCGAACAAATTTTGGCTGAGGCTTATGACTTAATGAAAAGAATTTGTGGGATGAATGGAGATGAGATGGCATCTGTCATGGGCATTTGGAATAAAACCGAAGAACTTTCGTCCTATCTTGTTGAAATTACAGAAGCTTGCTTACGAGTTAAAGATCCTGAGGATAGTTCTGATCTTGTTGAGAAAATAATGGATAAAGCTGGTCAAAAAGGTACTGGGCTATGGACAGTCGTTAGTGCATTAGAACTTGGAGCGTCTGTTCCCACTATCTATGCTTCTTTAAATGGAAGAGTTATGAGTTCGATGAAAGATCAAAGAAATCATGCAGAAACAATATTGAATGGCAATAAACCCTCTTTTGTTGATTTTGGAAAGCCTTCAGATGGCATGCCTTTGCTAATGGATGCCGTTGTATTAGCTACGATCGCTAGTTATGCACAAGGTATGGATATTTTAAGGCTTGCTTCTGATGAGTATGACTACAATCTTGACATGCCCTCCATTGCTCAAATTTGGAAGGGTGGTTGCATAATAAGGTCTACTCTTTTGAGTCGCATACAAGATGCATTTAAAAATGATCCTAAATTAAGTAATCTAATACTTGATGGTTGGTTTACTAATCAAATTAATAGCCGTCTCTCTGGATTAACCAAGGTAGTTTCTGGTGCTGCAAATGCTGGTATTCCAGTACCTTGCT contains the following coding sequences:
- the gndA gene encoding NADP-dependent phosphogluconate dehydrogenase; this encodes MTKAHFGLVGLGVMGENLVLNAERNGFSSVVYNRTYQKTEDFLLGRGLNKSIQGAKDLQEFVSKLERPRRVLMMVKAGTATDAVINQISPFLEEGDLLIDGGNAQFMDTERRVKELESKSFGYIGMGVSGGAKGALEGPSMMPGGTKTSYEAIESLLNKMAAQVEDGPCVTYIGPGGSGHFVKTVHNGIEYGIEQILAEAYDLMKRICGMNGDEMASVMGIWNKTEELSSYLVEITEACLRVKDPEDSSDLVEKIMDKAGQKGTGLWTVVSALELGASVPTIYASLNGRVMSSMKDQRNHAETILNGNKPSFVDFGKPSDGMPLLMDAVVLATIASYAQGMDILRLASDEYDYNLDMPSIAQIWKGGCIIRSTLLSRIQDAFKNDPKLSNLILDGWFTNQINSRLSGLTKVVSGAANAGIPVPCFSSTLDYLNSFRTSRLPQNLVQAMRDCFGSHTYERVDKAGSFHTEWID
- a CDS encoding glucose-1-phosphate adenylyltransferase; amino-acid sequence: MKRVLAIILGGGKGSRLYPLTKMRAKPAVPLAGKYRLIDIPISNCINSDISKMYVLTQFNSASLNRHIGQTYNLSGPFGQGFVEVLAAQQTPETPSWFEGTADAVRKYQWLFQEWDVDEYLILSGDQLYRMDYSLFVEQHRKTGADLTVAALPVDSAQAEAFGLMRTDEAGNIKEFREKPTGDSLKAMAVDTSRFGLEASEALEKPYLASMGIYVFSRATLFDLLNKFPSYTDFGKEIIPEALGRGDKLKSYVFNDYWEDIGTIGAFFESNLALTQQPTPPFSFYDEKFPIYTRPRYLPPSKIVDTQITDSIVSEGSILKSCSIHHCVLGVRSRIESDVVLNETLVMGSDFYESYEERIALRNGGGIPLGVGQGTTVKRAILDKNARIGDNVTIVNKDNVEEADRADQGFYIRNGIVVIVKNATIPDGTII